In the genome of Calliopsis andreniformis isolate RMS-2024a chromosome 10, iyCalAndr_principal, whole genome shotgun sequence, one region contains:
- the Delta gene encoding neurogenic locus protein delta isoform X2 yields the protein MVYEYRVTCMAHYYGKGCENLCRPRDDNFGHYSCSPTGERVCLSGWEDDYCNTPRCLPGCEHGNCNRPDECICHRGWKGAYCDECVRYPGCLHGSCQKPWECLCDEGWGGLFCNQDLNYCTNHKPCMNGGTCFNTGQGSYTCSCAPGFTGTDCETPLLDCHSKPCLNGGSCSMEPSYGNSSLAAAVGVPKASSDTGSSASKQLQRAAYRCTCPPGWRGRHCEISTRSCRDSPCHHGATCEDDSLRGYVCHCPPGYTGADCESQLDECSPNPCVNGATCTDIVNGFRCSCPAGFTGERCEVNIDDCQGDPCLNGGTCVDLVNQFRCQCVPGFVGRLCQDKVDYCLAKPCANGGRCISGTNDYRCACKPGFTGKDCSVDVDECRSAPCKHGGSCLNRVNGFLCECPEGWHGDTCSEEAGSGTAILPAAAAAASSPSNTAVPAVPPSGASYWSGNLSRHVASAEPRDAGLTTEHVVVIATLSTAVPAFVLVAAVAVMCMKRRQKREQAKADEEARLQNERNAVHSSMSKRSGGVMGGVGGGAGVGSAGSTGIGIGNVGLLGGGGSGMISGSGGGSVCTLGTGDAHMIKNTWTANKSVNNAASARQDDLDSSFQTDVTLDSSCSGYKPEPVLQDGRTRTTKQLNTEAAAHRASHLFQKEKDCLGLGLGLGVGVLETAKRSSVFAGNAATDSCCAAEAALLKRPPQTITEGGSGPPGSGGGAGDTGCGVYVIDDHYRHDSSLAATLATEV from the exons ATGGTGTACGAATATCGTGTGACTTGCATGGCCCACTATTATGGAAAGGGTTGCGAGAACCTGTGCAGGCCGAGGGACGACAATTTCGGCCATTACAGCTGCAGCCCGACAGGGGAGCGCGTCTGCCTCTCTGGCTGGGAGGACGACTACTGCAACACCC CCCGCTGCCTGCCCGGATGCGAGCACGGAAACTGCAATCGACCCGACGAATGCAT ATGCCACCGCGGCTGGAAGGGTGCGTACTGCGACGAGTGCGTGAGATACCCCGGCTGCCTTCACGGTAGCTGCCAAAAGCCCTGGGAGTGCCTGTGCGACGAGGGCTGGGGCGGTCTGTTCTGCAACCAGGACCTGAACTACTGCACGAATCACAAGCCGTGCATGAACGGCGGCACCTGCTTCAACACCGGCCAGGGCTCGTACACCTGCTCGTGCGCGCCAGGCTTCACGGGCACTGACTGCGAGACGCCGCTTTTGGACTGTCACTCGAAGCCCTGCCTGAACGGTGGCTCCTGCAGCATGGAGCCATCCTACGGCAATTCTAGCCTGGCCGCGGCGGTCGGCGTCCCGAAAGCATCCTCGGACACCGGCTCCTCCGCCTCGAAGCAGCTCCAGCGCGCCGCGTATCGGTGCACCTGTCCACCTGGTTGGCGGGGTCGTCACTGCGAGATCAGCACCAGATCCTGTCGAGATTCACCTTGCCATCACGGAGCCACCTGCGAGGACGACTCTCTGCGCGGCTACGTGTGCCACTGTCCGCCAGGCTACACCGGCGCAGACTGCGAGTCCCAGCTCGACGAGTGCTCGCCGAACCCGTGCGTGAACGGAGCCACCTGCACGGACATCGTCAACGGCTTCCGGTGCTCCTGCCCAGCAGGATTCACCGGCGAGCGCTGCGAGGTTAACATCGACGACTGCCAGGGCGATCCTTGCCTGAACGGCGGGACCTGCGTGGATCTAGTCAATCAGTTCCGCTGCCAGTGCGTGCCAGGATTCGTCGGCAGGCTCTGCCAAGACAAGGTCGATTACTGCTTAGCTAAACCCTGCGCCAATGGCGGACGGTGTATCTCTGGGACCAATGACTACCGCTGCGCCTGCAAGCCTGGCTTCACTGGGAAGGACTGCAGCGTGGATGTAGACGAATGTCGTAGTGCTCCTTGTAAACACGGAGGCTCTTGCCTGAACCGAGTGAACGGGTTCCTCTGCGAGTGTCCCGAGGGCTGGCACGGGGACACCTGCTCTGAAGAAGCTGGCAGCGGCACCGCCATCCTACCAGCCGCCGCTGCTGCAGCTAGTTCTCCATCCAACACTGCTGTCCCAGCGGTTCCTCCGTCCGGCGCGAGTTACTGGTCAGGGAATCTGTCGAGGCATGTGGCTTCGGCGGAGCCGAGGGACGCTGGGCTGACCACCGAGCACGTGGTCGTGATCGCGACTCTGTCTACAGCTGTGCCAGCGTTCGTTCTAGTAGCAGCGGTTGCAGTGATGTGCATGAAGAGGAGGCAGAAGCGGGAGCAAGCGAAGGCTGACGAAGAGGCTAGGCTTCAGAACGAGAGGAACGCTGTGCACAGTAGCATGAGCAAGAGGAGCGGCGGTGTGATGGGTGGCGTCGGCGGAGGCGCTGGTGTTGGGTCTGCTGGGAGCACTGGCATCGGTATCGGGAACGTTGGTCTCCTCGGTGGCGGAGGTAGCGGCATGATCAGCGGCAGCGGCGGAGGCAGTGTCTGCACCCTGGGCACAGGGGACGCGCACATGATCAAGAACACTTGGACAGCGAACAAGAGCGTGAACAACGCCGCGTCTGCCAGACAGGACGACCTCGACTCGTCGTTTCAGACGGACGTCACGCTGGACAGCTCGTGCTCGGGTTACAAGCCGGAACCAGTGCTGCAGGACGGACGAACGCGGACGACGAAGCAGCTGAATACAGAGGCTGCTGCGCACAGGGCGTCCCACCTCTTCCAGAAGGAGAAGGACTGTCTTGGCCTGGGCCTGGGCCTTGGCGTCGGAGTTCTAGAGACGGCGAAGAGGTCGTCGGTGTTCGCGGGGAACGCCGCGACGGACAGCTGCTGCGCGGCGGAGGCTGCGTTGCTGAAGAGGCCGCCACAGACGATCACGGAGGGCGGAAGTGGTCCACCAGGAAGCGGCGGGGGCGCAGGGGACACTGGATGCGGGGTGTACGTGATAGACGATCATTATAGGCACGACTCGTCGCTGGCGGCGACGCTGGCGACGGAGGTGTAG